In Providencia hangzhouensis, the DNA window TGGGAACTCAGTTCAGCGTCTTTTGGGTGCGCTTCTAGGAATTGGTTGTGTTTCTTTAACTCAATGTGAGCATTTTGGATCTGATTCTGTGTCTCATTAACTAAGTGTTGTTTTTGCTGAAGAGTTTTGTACTGTTGCTCAATTTGCTGCGTAATTTCAGACTGCTGCTGTTTCAATTGTGCAATTTGGTTATCCAGAGGCCTGACAGTTTCATCAATCAATTGATGTTGTTGTTTGGCGAAATCAAGGTGTTGTTGATACTCGGATTGTGATTTCAACAACTTCTCTTGCAGTGGGGCACGTTCAGCTTGCTGAGTTTGCAAGCTAAGTTGCAAACGTTGTTGTTTATTCGTGTATTCAGTGAGTTGTAGTTGCAGGCGTTCAACTTCCTGCCACAACGGACGAAGAGATTCTGCCGGAGCGCTGTCCGCCAACCGTTTCAACTGAGGCTGAGCAGCTTGGAACTCAAGCTCGTTTTTTTTAAGCTCATCATCAAGTGATTGCATGCGCTGGGTGAGTTGGTGATATTGTTGCCACCAATTAACCCCTTGTTGGTGGCGAGCACGCTGTTGCTTGGTTTGAGTCTCTTGTTCAAGTAAATGGTTTTGTTGTGCCAATAACTCTTGATGTTCTGCTTCAGTGAGTAAATTAATGCTTTGCGCTTTCGCTTTTAGCAAATCTAAGTCAATTTTAGCTTGCTTGTGTTGATTAAAAACATAAATTGAAATTTGGCTATAAATTTCAGTGCCTGTAATTTCTTCAAGTAAATCAGCGCGTTCTTTCTCTGAAGCATTTAAAAACGCAGCAAAATCACCTTGAGAGAGTAAAATTGATTTAGTAAAACGCTCATAATCAAGCCCAGTTATTTGTGCTACTAATTCCTTTATCTCTGTGATTTTTACGGTCAATATTTTACCATCAGTAACCGTTGCAAGTTCCGCCTTAGGCTGTTGTAAATTGCCGTCAGGTTTTCCTCCTGCTCGTCTTTGGCTCCAAAAGGCACGATAAGCTTTGCCTTTGACCTCAAACTCCACCTCCGCAAGGCATTCCCCAGTGTGGCGAGTCATCAGTTCATTTTGTGCGTTAGAAATGGTTTTTAAACGCGGTGTTCGGTGATAAAGCGCGAGGCAAATTGCATCCAATAAAGTGGTTTTTCCTGCACCTGTGGCACCTGTAATGGCAAATAGCCCATTGCTAGCAAATGGCTCTTCAGTGAAATCAATTTTCCATTCACCTCTAAGGGAGTTAATATTTTTTAAACGTAAACTTAAAATCTTCATATTAACTTTCCTTGCTCATTTGTAATGCGTCATAAGATTGTTGAAATAACTGCACTAGGCGCTGTTCACGCTCAGGATCTTCTAATGACTCTTGGGCAAGGCGACGTAAAAAAACGTCTTCTACGGTGAGTTCACTCAATGTTTCATTGGCCAAGGTTTGGTTTTGTCCCTGTATTTGCTTGCGTGCACGGCGTAGTATCACGATTTCGACAGGGAGGTCTTGTGTCAACGCTTCAATACGTTGTTGGATATCAGCGAGGTAATCTTGTGAAGCGACTTCAATATCAAGCCAAACCGGTTTATCACCTTGGTAATCTTTCCATATCTCTAATTGCTGTTCTATTTGGCTTAAGGATCCTTTAATGCTTTGTAATGGCTGAATAATGGGGATTTTCAAGGGGGTAATTTGAGTTAATTCACTTCCAGTGAATTCAATAAGGCAGACACTTTTTTGTTGCGCTGTTTCGTCAAAACTTAATGCAATAGGTGAACCGCAGTAGCGAATATTTTCTTGTCCTCCAATCACTTGGGGGCGATGAATATGGCCAAGGGCAATATAGTCAGCAGGGGGAAAGGCCCCAGAAGGAAACGCATCTAACGTACCAATATAAATGTCTCTCACAGAGTCAGTTAAGGCTGCGCCGACAACGGTTAAATGGCCAGTTGCAATAATTGGGATATCCAACCCTAAAGCGGCTCGTTGTTCTAGTGCGAGTTGGTAGCTGGCTTGGTAATGATCATGAATAGCGCTTTGTAGTGAGCGTTGTTTCTCTTCAATATCTTGCCCTGCGATACTCAGTTGAATATCCCGAGGACGTAAAAAAGGAATGGCACAAACTAAGCCGATAGGTTGTGTTTGTTTATTCACTAAGGTAATAACATGCGGCTCACTTCCAGACGTAATGACTTGTGTATTCAAGTAACGAAGTAGAGCACTTGACTCATTGAGTACAGAAACAGAGTCGTGATTACCGCTTAAAATAACCAGTTGGCAACCTGTTTTTTGTAAGTCGACAATAAATTTGTTGTACAGCTCACGTGCATAGCTCGGTGGTGAACCTGTATCAAATATATCACCTGCAACGATGACGGCATC includes these proteins:
- the sbcD gene encoding exonuclease subunit SbcD, which codes for MRIIHTSDWHLGQYFFTKSRAPEHQHFLNWLVEQVELHHVDAVIVAGDIFDTGSPPSYARELYNKFIVDLQKTGCQLVILSGNHDSVSVLNESSALLRYLNTQVITSGSEPHVITLVNKQTQPIGLVCAIPFLRPRDIQLSIAGQDIEEKQRSLQSAIHDHYQASYQLALEQRAALGLDIPIIATGHLTVVGAALTDSVRDIYIGTLDAFPSGAFPPADYIALGHIHRPQVIGGQENIRYCGSPIALSFDETAQQKSVCLIEFTGSELTQITPLKIPIIQPLQSIKGSLSQIEQQLEIWKDYQGDKPVWLDIEVASQDYLADIQQRIEALTQDLPVEIVILRRARKQIQGQNQTLANETLSELTVEDVFLRRLAQESLEDPEREQRLVQLFQQSYDALQMSKES